The following coding sequences lie in one Thermosulfuriphilus ammonigenes genomic window:
- the purN gene encoding phosphoribosylglycinamide formyltransferase, producing MAYRIGWFTTGRDEAAFALLNCVWERIKEGIIPGEISYVFVSRAPGEASVTDQLFELAGKVAPVVLHLSARDFAPDLRQENRELWRDRYHQEVAALIRPYSVEVIVLAGYMLIVSARMCQEFPMINLHPAPPGGPAGTWQEVIWKLLEMRAPESGVMMHLVTPELDKGPPLTYCTFSLRGGKLEPLWEAFEKKVAEKGLPAVMAEEGESEPLFAAIREEGVKRELPLIVYTLKALAEGRVRVGQGEVLDSRGLPLKHPYCLNQEIEEHLRSGRW from the coding sequence ATGGCTTACCGTATCGGCTGGTTTACCACCGGCAGGGATGAGGCGGCCTTTGCCCTCCTTAATTGTGTCTGGGAGCGCATAAAAGAGGGGATTATCCCCGGGGAGATCAGCTATGTTTTTGTTTCCCGGGCCCCGGGAGAGGCCTCAGTTACCGACCAGCTCTTTGAGTTGGCCGGGAAGGTGGCCCCGGTGGTTCTTCACCTTTCGGCCCGGGATTTTGCCCCTGATCTCCGCCAGGAGAATCGGGAACTGTGGAGAGACCGCTACCACCAGGAGGTAGCGGCCCTTATCCGTCCTTATTCGGTGGAGGTCATCGTCTTGGCCGGTTACATGCTCATTGTTTCGGCCAGGATGTGTCAGGAGTTTCCTATGATTAACCTCCATCCGGCCCCACCGGGAGGCCCTGCCGGTACCTGGCAGGAGGTTATCTGGAAGCTCCTGGAGATGAGGGCCCCGGAGTCCGGGGTAATGATGCACCTGGTAACTCCGGAGCTCGACAAAGGGCCTCCGCTTACTTACTGCACCTTTAGCCTCAGGGGAGGGAAACTTGAGCCTCTTTGGGAGGCCTTTGAGAAGAAGGTAGCCGAAAAGGGCCTTCCGGCTGTTATGGCCGAGGAGGGGGAGAGCGAGCCCCTTTTTGCCGCTATTCGGGAAGAGGGGGTTAAAAGGGAGCTTCCCCTTATTGTTTATACCCTTAAGGCCCTGGCCGAAGGGAGGGTGAGGGTAGGTCAGGGAGAGGTTCTTGATAGCCGGGGTCTTCCTCTGAAACACCCCTATTGTCTAAATCAGGAGATCGAAGAGCATCTGAGGAGCGGAAGGTGGTAG
- a CDS encoding DsbC family protein, with protein MKKAVAACILSLWLLGPGLALATCPSKADLGKELTPLFNHPVEVINVQPGPFPGLCEVGLQVLNGPKLILYIDETGRYVINGQILDVKERRNLTKERLAEYNRLAEADLKELDKFVAFTYGDSGPEIYFFIDPKCPYCHKSAKVLKELADEGKVKIKVLFMPLAFHTGAKEQAISIICDNKGLEGFIANYKSNNQCAEGKKLVEGSLKLARRYGISGTPTVVFPDGLIQAGFMPKGEFEQMLKRHLQR; from the coding sequence ATGAAGAAGGCCGTAGCGGCATGTATTCTTTCCCTCTGGCTTCTGGGGCCCGGCTTGGCCCTGGCCACTTGTCCCTCAAAGGCAGATCTGGGCAAAGAGCTAACCCCCCTCTTTAATCACCCTGTAGAGGTAATAAATGTCCAGCCGGGGCCGTTTCCTGGTCTGTGTGAGGTGGGGCTTCAGGTGCTAAACGGTCCAAAGCTTATTCTTTATATCGATGAGACCGGCCGCTACGTAATTAACGGCCAGATCCTTGATGTTAAGGAACGTCGCAATCTAACCAAGGAGCGTTTGGCCGAATATAACCGGCTGGCCGAAGCCGATCTTAAAGAGCTGGATAAATTTGTGGCCTTTACTTATGGGGACTCTGGCCCCGAGATCTATTTCTTCATTGACCCAAAGTGTCCCTACTGTCATAAATCGGCCAAGGTCCTTAAGGAGCTGGCTGACGAGGGAAAGGTAAAGATCAAGGTTCTCTTTATGCCTCTGGCCTTTCACACCGGGGCCAAGGAGCAGGCCATCTCCATCATCTGTGATAACAAAGGTCTGGAAGGCTTTATCGCCAATTACAAATCCAATAACCAGTGTGCCGAGGGTAAAAAGCTGGTGGAAGGAAGCCTTAAGTTGGCCCGGCGCTATGGGATCAGTGGCACTCCTACGGTAGTTTTCCCCGACGGTCTGATCCAGGCGGGCTTCATGCCCAAGGGGGAGTTCGAACAGATGCTGAAAAGGCATCTTCAGAGATAA
- a CDS encoding PfkB family carbohydrate kinase: MEKKLILGCGALNLDFFYEVDDFAGLPLDLTPGREVWGSREEAQALIGWLPSTSLIHKDGGGSAANTIFALSLLGFATIFLGRVGQDGEGEEVLSLFGEVGRGLIERKGKTALCLSLIGPGRDRALFVSPNPEEGVPEFSPPQGLAHVHLSSFVSAAGLQGQIRLLKELSNQITVSIDPGEIYCRRGLESLLSLLRRANLVFLTSEELRLLSLSPRELLSLGPELVVVKKGAKGAEVWKEDRVVPVPAVPVQSVVDTTGAGDAFDAGFLAAWLKGEDIFRCGLAGARLAAISLTGYGREGLRKAKRLREEVFS, from the coding sequence TTGGAGAAAAAGCTGATTCTGGGCTGTGGGGCTCTTAACCTTGATTTTTTTTATGAGGTCGATGACTTTGCCGGTCTGCCTCTAGACCTTACCCCTGGCAGGGAGGTTTGGGGCTCTCGGGAAGAGGCCCAGGCCCTAATTGGGTGGCTTCCATCAACCAGTTTAATTCATAAAGACGGCGGTGGATCGGCGGCCAACACCATCTTTGCCTTGTCCCTTCTCGGCTTTGCCACAATCTTTTTGGGCCGGGTGGGGCAGGACGGGGAGGGCGAGGAGGTGCTTTCCCTCTTCGGAGAGGTGGGCCGGGGTCTTATCGAAAGAAAGGGTAAGACGGCCCTCTGCCTTTCCCTTATCGGCCCCGGTCGAGACCGGGCCCTTTTCGTCTCTCCGAACCCTGAAGAGGGTGTCCCTGAGTTCTCTCCGCCCCAAGGGCTTGCCCACGTCCACCTCTCATCCTTCGTCAGCGCGGCTGGTCTTCAGGGTCAGATCAGATTACTTAAAGAATTAAGTAATCAAATTACCGTAAGTATTGATCCTGGCGAGATATATTGCCGGAGAGGCCTTGAGAGCCTTCTTTCCCTCTTAAGGAGAGCCAATCTTGTCTTTCTCACCTCCGAGGAGCTCCGGCTTCTTTCCCTGAGCCCGAGGGAGCTTCTTTCTCTGGGGCCGGAGCTGGTGGTGGTTAAGAAGGGGGCCAAGGGGGCCGAAGTATGGAAGGAGGACCGGGTGGTTCCCGTTCCGGCGGTTCCGGTTCAGTCGGTGGTTGATACCACCGGGGCCGGAGACGCCTTTGATGCCGGCTTTTTGGCTGCCTGGCTAAAAGGTGAGGATATTTTTCGCTGCGGTTTGGCTGGGGCCAGGCTTGCAGCTATAAGTCTTACCGGTTATGGAAGAGAAGGTCTGAGAAAGGCCAAACGATTACGAGAGGAGGTCTTTTCATGA
- a CDS encoding glycosyltransferase has translation MKIAIYVGPTNGGSVARISTYLANGFLKEGLEVDLLVRRTKENLIGDLAPGIRTLDLGSSNAAIQLAKLAWYLRRKRPQALITHRIRENTLCLRARDLVAGKTRIFSVIHGPMSVKLKNLRPSKRKRRLKDLQKYYPLNDGLIAISRATAEDTRDLLRLSPEKIWTIPNPAFDDTLFHLAQEPVDHPFFSQPGVKVILGVGRLEKEKDFPTLIKAFSILVSQDRSCRLLILGEGSLRPQLEGLIRELDLQGLIDMPGFVKNPYAYMKRAHLVALSSTWDALPTVLIEALALGTPVVSTSCGPGPEEILEQGRLGMLVPPKEVEALARAMEASLSSPPDREALRSGAMRYHASRVIPLYLRTLGLAER, from the coding sequence ATGAAGATAGCCATTTACGTCGGTCCAACCAATGGAGGAAGCGTAGCCCGAATCTCCACCTATTTAGCCAACGGATTTCTGAAAGAGGGGCTGGAGGTAGACCTTCTCGTCCGGCGGACCAAAGAGAACCTGATCGGAGACCTGGCCCCCGGGATTCGCACTCTTGACCTAGGAAGCTCCAACGCCGCCATCCAGCTGGCCAAGCTGGCCTGGTACCTGCGAAGGAAAAGGCCCCAGGCCCTGATTACTCACCGCATTCGTGAAAACACCCTCTGCCTGCGGGCCAGAGACTTGGTCGCCGGGAAGACCAGGATCTTTAGCGTCATCCATGGCCCCATGTCCGTCAAGCTCAAAAACCTCCGACCATCCAAGCGGAAAAGACGCCTTAAAGACCTCCAAAAATACTACCCTCTAAACGATGGCCTCATCGCTATCTCTCGGGCCACGGCCGAAGACACCCGAGACCTCCTGCGTCTTTCCCCGGAAAAAATCTGGACCATACCCAACCCGGCCTTTGACGATACCCTCTTCCATCTGGCCCAGGAGCCAGTGGATCATCCCTTCTTTTCTCAGCCCGGGGTCAAAGTCATCCTGGGGGTGGGACGCCTGGAAAAGGAAAAAGACTTCCCCACCCTTATTAAGGCCTTCTCCATTCTTGTCTCTCAAGACAGATCCTGCCGTCTTCTCATCCTGGGGGAGGGAAGTCTTCGCCCTCAGCTAGAGGGCCTGATCCGGGAGTTGGATCTTCAGGGCCTGATTGACATGCCCGGATTCGTCAAAAACCCTTATGCCTACATGAAAAGGGCCCATCTGGTGGCCCTTTCTTCTACCTGGGATGCCTTGCCCACGGTTCTCATTGAGGCCCTGGCCCTGGGAACCCCGGTGGTCTCCACAAGCTGTGGCCCGGGGCCAGAGGAGATCCTTGAGCAGGGTCGATTGGGTATGCTGGTCCCGCCAAAAGAGGTCGAGGCCCTGGCCAGGGCCATGGAGGCGAGCCTAAGTAGCCCCCCGGATAGAGAGGCCTTACGCTCAGGGGCCATGAGATACCACGCCAGCCGGGTTATCCCTCTTTATCTTCGGACCCTGGGACTTGCCGAGAGATGA
- a CDS encoding glycosyltransferase, giving the protein MKERLGILITDFDTGGVERVLCNLARGLHKTGWQVDFLIRKGGPFLEAVREKVGLITLKEDPLAALVAYLKKARPQILLTAKLKDDRLAILAKGQVPEAQVAILVGTVLSQRLREGGGLRRFTWRFKAWKIARLYRQADVVMGVSKGVLEDLAQNFALDKKRLKLVRNPVIVPELEALAREDPGHPWLREKGVPVILSVGRLSAVKDIPTLIRAFSLLRRRLKAHLIILGQGRQYPRVKALVEELGLGQDVSLVGFRANPYPFIARADLVALSSIREGLPTVLIEALALGTPVVSTDCPHGPREILAEGRYGPLVPVGDATSLAQAMYQTLSSPPQPEFLKEAARPYTLLEATRSYLDALF; this is encoded by the coding sequence ATGAAGGAGCGTCTGGGAATCCTCATTACTGACTTCGACACCGGAGGGGTGGAGCGGGTCCTCTGCAATCTGGCCCGAGGCTTACATAAAACGGGCTGGCAGGTGGATTTTCTTATCCGAAAGGGCGGCCCTTTTCTGGAAGCAGTAAGAGAAAAAGTGGGGCTTATTACCCTAAAAGAGGATCCTTTGGCGGCCCTTGTAGCTTATTTAAAGAAGGCCAGACCTCAGATCCTTCTAACCGCTAAGTTGAAAGACGATCGCCTGGCCATCCTGGCCAAAGGTCAGGTCCCCGAAGCTCAAGTGGCCATCCTGGTAGGCACGGTCCTTTCCCAACGCCTAAGAGAGGGAGGAGGCCTGAGGCGCTTTACCTGGAGATTTAAGGCCTGGAAAATCGCCCGCCTTTATCGTCAGGCCGATGTGGTTATGGGTGTCTCTAAAGGGGTTCTTGAGGACCTGGCCCAAAACTTCGCCCTGGATAAAAAACGCCTTAAGCTGGTCAGGAATCCGGTTATCGTCCCGGAGCTTGAGGCTCTGGCCCGAGAGGATCCAGGACATCCCTGGCTGAGGGAAAAAGGAGTCCCGGTAATCCTTTCCGTTGGCCGGCTCTCGGCGGTAAAGGACATTCCCACCTTAATCCGGGCCTTCTCTCTTCTTAGAAGGCGCCTTAAGGCCCATCTCATCATCCTTGGCCAGGGCCGGCAATATCCGCGAGTAAAGGCCCTTGTCGAGGAGCTTGGTCTTGGCCAGGATGTCTCACTGGTCGGCTTCCGGGCCAACCCTTACCCCTTTATCGCCCGGGCCGACCTGGTGGCTCTTTCCTCCATCAGGGAGGGGTTACCCACGGTTCTCATCGAGGCCCTGGCCCTGGGAACCCCGGTGGTCTCCACCGACTGCCCTCACGGCCCCCGGGAGATCCTGGCTGAAGGGCGCTATGGTCCTCTGGTGCCGGTCGGCGATGCCACTTCCCTTGCCCAGGCCATGTATCAGACGCTAAGCTCCCCGCCCCAGCCGGAGTTTCTCAAGGAGGCCGCCCGTCCCTACACCCTTCTTGAGGCCACCAGGAGCTACCTGGACGCCCTCTTTTAA
- a CDS encoding DUF1566 domain-containing protein gives MVILSTGQRRCYDSSGVPIPCRGTGQDGELRIGAFLKGRFKTKGPLVHDLLTGLTWPKRADHFQFPLTWQEALETVKGLNRQGFLGFFDWRLPNRRELRSLLWLEAKNPVLPPDHPFEGVFHGWYWTSTTAAINPRYAWNIHFGGGRMFYSHKEDGRLLWPVRGQSSILPATGQRRCYSANGAPIPCRGTGQDGELKMGVPWPYPRFAVQEEAVLDRLTGLHWTISADLAPGLTTWEEAFEVVENINQMALAGFSDWRLPNINELESLVDAQNHSPALSPDHPFREVKEFYWSSTTSFYDPLWAWALYLTKGAVGVGLKKGRHFYVWAVRGRLK, from the coding sequence ATGGTGATTCTTTCAACTGGTCAGAGGAGGTGCTATGACTCCAGCGGGGTCCCCATCCCCTGCCGGGGCACCGGACAGGACGGAGAATTAAGGATTGGAGCCTTTCTCAAGGGGCGTTTTAAGACCAAGGGCCCTCTGGTTCACGACCTCCTTACCGGGCTTACCTGGCCCAAGAGGGCTGACCACTTCCAGTTTCCACTCACCTGGCAGGAGGCCCTGGAGACGGTCAAGGGATTAAACCGCCAAGGGTTTCTGGGCTTTTTTGACTGGCGTCTTCCCAACCGGCGGGAGCTTCGCAGTCTCCTCTGGCTGGAGGCCAAAAATCCCGTTCTTCCCCCGGATCATCCCTTTGAGGGTGTCTTTCACGGCTGGTACTGGACTTCCACCACAGCGGCAATCAACCCCCGTTATGCCTGGAACATCCACTTCGGCGGCGGTCGGATGTTTTACAGCCATAAGGAAGACGGCCGTCTTCTGTGGCCCGTTCGGGGCCAAAGTTCCATTCTCCCAGCCACCGGCCAGAGGAGGTGCTATAGTGCCAACGGGGCCCCCATCCCCTGCCGGGGCACCGGACAGGACGGAGAATTAAAAATGGGTGTCCCCTGGCCTTACCCTCGTTTTGCGGTCCAGGAAGAGGCTGTTCTGGACCGCCTAACCGGCCTTCACTGGACCATTTCGGCTGATCTGGCCCCGGGGCTCACCACCTGGGAAGAGGCCTTCGAGGTGGTAGAGAATATCAACCAAATGGCCCTGGCCGGGTTCTCCGACTGGCGTCTTCCGAATATTAACGAACTCGAATCTCTGGTTGATGCCCAGAACCACTCCCCGGCCCTCTCCCCGGACCATCCCTTCCGGGAGGTTAAAGAGTTTTACTGGTCATCCACCACCAGCTTCTACGACCCTCTGTGGGCCTGGGCCCTTTACCTAACCAAAGGGGCCGTGGGAGTGGGTCTTAAAAAGGGACGCCATTTCTACGTTTGGGCCGTCCGTGGTAGATTAAAATAA
- a CDS encoding heavy-metal-associated domain-containing protein gives MTIKISKMSCQHCANRVIKALEGISGVKDVRVDLKAGTATFERSEGVKMEEIARAIKEAGYQVVS, from the coding sequence ATGACCATCAAGATCTCGAAAATGAGCTGTCAGCACTGTGCCAACCGGGTAATTAAGGCCTTAGAGGGTATTAGTGGTGTGAAGGATGTCCGCGTAGATCTCAAAGCAGGCACAGCCACCTTTGAACGATCAGAAGGGGTAAAAATGGAAGAAATTGCCCGGGCCATTAAAGAGGCCGGCTATCAGGTGGTAAGCTAG
- a CDS encoding heavy metal translocating P-type ATPase codes for MNDSPETCSLPGESKAPLQKTDFFKVSGMGCAACAARIEKILRHAPGVFEASVNFAAQKLKVTYDPQKISPEDIAALVKKEGYELIAPRAQRETALVTISGMSCAACAARVEKALSKIPGVFEASVNLASAKARIIYDPGLTGPPRFREAIEKEGYRLLELGPRPETLLASSEAERLSELKRRLLVAWSLGPLIFFLSMEKVFPVVSQIPPDLRRVILFVLTCPVEFYAGWEFLKGAFEGLRHRRTDMNTLVSLGTLSAFFYSAVVTFWPKPFVSAGLPLHVYYDSAAMIIAFVLLGRYLETRARGRATEAVRKLLSLTPAMARVIREGQEVEIPAEALLPGDLVLVRPGERLPADGVIIEGETAIDESMLTGESLPVEKAPGAKVIGGTLNLYGAFRFRVEKVGQETTLATIARLVEEAQGSKARIQRLADKVAGIFVPIVLSIAALTLAVWLLLGPEPRLTNALLSFVSVLVIACPCAMGLATPAAVMVGTGRAAETGILVKNALALEEGARVRVCLFDKTGTLTRGRPEVRGIFPAEGQMAEELLRLAAALEVHSEHPLSKAIVEAARGLELPKVQNVSAYPGQGLAGDLKGHRLLVGKPDWVGKRAPVPQILQEKMTSEAASGRTVILVALRDEVLGFLTIADTLRPEAKEVVRELKELGLKVMMITGDNQPTAAAIARELALDDFLAEVMPQAKAEKVRELQKEGLSIMMVGDGINDAPALAQADLGVALSSGTDIALESADVALMREDLRLVPQTISLCRATLRIIKQNLFWAFGYNILAIPLAAGLFYPLFGWRLNPMVAAAAMAMSSVSVVANALRLKKIAIH; via the coding sequence ATGAACGATTCTCCTGAGACCTGTTCTCTGCCCGGAGAAAGTAAGGCCCCCCTTCAGAAAACCGATTTCTTTAAAGTTTCGGGCATGGGGTGTGCCGCCTGCGCCGCCCGCATTGAAAAGATCCTCCGTCACGCCCCCGGGGTTTTTGAGGCCTCGGTTAACTTTGCCGCCCAAAAGCTTAAAGTAACCTATGACCCGCAAAAAATCTCCCCTGAAGACATCGCTGCCCTGGTAAAGAAGGAGGGCTATGAACTCATTGCTCCCCGGGCTCAGAGGGAAACGGCCCTGGTCACCATATCGGGAATGAGTTGTGCGGCCTGTGCGGCCAGGGTGGAAAAGGCCCTCTCCAAGATCCCCGGGGTTTTTGAGGCCTCGGTTAATCTGGCCTCGGCCAAGGCCCGCATCATTTACGACCCCGGGCTTACTGGTCCGCCTCGGTTTCGGGAGGCCATCGAAAAAGAAGGCTACCGGCTTCTAGAGTTAGGCCCGAGACCAGAGACTTTGCTGGCCTCCTCTGAGGCCGAAAGACTCTCTGAGCTCAAAAGACGTCTTCTGGTGGCCTGGAGCCTTGGCCCCCTGATCTTCTTTCTTTCCATGGAGAAGGTCTTCCCTGTGGTCTCCCAGATCCCCCCGGATTTGAGAAGGGTAATTCTTTTTGTCCTTACCTGTCCGGTGGAGTTTTATGCCGGCTGGGAGTTCCTTAAGGGGGCGTTTGAGGGCCTCAGACATCGCCGGACAGACATGAACACCCTGGTCTCTCTGGGCACGCTTTCGGCCTTTTTTTATTCGGCCGTAGTAACTTTCTGGCCAAAGCCCTTTGTCTCTGCCGGTCTGCCCCTTCACGTCTATTATGACTCGGCGGCCATGATCATCGCCTTTGTCCTTCTGGGCCGTTATTTGGAGACAAGGGCCCGGGGACGGGCCACCGAGGCCGTCCGCAAGCTCCTCAGCCTCACTCCGGCCATGGCCCGGGTCATCCGGGAAGGTCAAGAGGTAGAGATTCCAGCTGAGGCCCTGCTTCCTGGAGACTTGGTCCTTGTTCGCCCCGGAGAACGCCTTCCGGCCGACGGAGTAATCATCGAAGGAGAGACGGCTATCGATGAATCCATGCTCACCGGGGAGAGCCTTCCGGTGGAAAAGGCCCCCGGGGCCAAGGTCATTGGCGGAACCCTCAACCTCTATGGGGCCTTCCGCTTCCGGGTGGAAAAGGTTGGCCAAGAGACCACTCTGGCCACCATCGCCCGCCTGGTCGAAGAGGCTCAAGGTTCTAAGGCCCGAATTCAACGTCTGGCTGACAAGGTGGCTGGCATCTTCGTCCCGATTGTCTTGAGCATCGCCGCTTTGACCCTGGCCGTCTGGCTCCTTCTGGGGCCCGAACCCAGATTAACCAATGCCCTTCTGTCTTTTGTTTCCGTACTGGTTATTGCCTGCCCCTGCGCCATGGGTTTGGCCACTCCGGCAGCGGTTATGGTAGGCACCGGCCGGGCGGCCGAAACCGGAATTCTGGTCAAAAATGCCCTGGCCCTGGAAGAGGGGGCCCGGGTCAGGGTCTGTCTTTTTGACAAAACGGGCACCCTGACCAGAGGGCGTCCTGAGGTAAGGGGCATCTTTCCCGCCGAGGGCCAGATGGCCGAAGAGCTTCTTCGACTGGCCGCCGCCCTGGAAGTCCACTCAGAACATCCCCTCTCTAAGGCCATTGTTGAAGCCGCCAGAGGGCTTGAACTGCCAAAGGTGCAAAACGTCTCTGCTTACCCCGGCCAAGGCCTTGCCGGCGACCTCAAAGGCCATCGACTTCTGGTGGGAAAGCCAGACTGGGTGGGGAAAAGGGCCCCTGTCCCCCAAATCCTTCAGGAGAAAATGACCTCAGAGGCCGCCAGTGGCCGAACAGTCATCCTGGTGGCCCTAAGGGATGAGGTCCTGGGTTTTCTGACCATTGCCGATACCCTTCGGCCGGAGGCCAAGGAGGTAGTCAGAGAACTCAAGGAACTGGGGCTTAAGGTGATGATGATCACCGGAGACAATCAGCCCACCGCAGCGGCCATCGCCAGAGAGCTGGCCCTCGACGACTTCCTGGCCGAGGTCATGCCCCAGGCCAAAGCCGAAAAAGTCCGGGAGCTACAAAAAGAGGGGCTCTCCATTATGATGGTCGGTGACGGCATCAATGACGCCCCGGCCCTGGCCCAGGCAGATCTGGGGGTGGCCCTTTCTTCGGGAACAGACATCGCCCTTGAATCGGCCGACGTGGCCCTTATGCGAGAAGACCTCAGACTGGTTCCCCAGACGATAAGTCTCTGCCGGGCAACTTTGCGAATAATTAAACAGAATCTCTTCTGGGCCTTTGGCTACAACATTCTGGCCATTCCCCTGGCCGCCGGACTCTTTTATCCCCTTTTTGGCTGGAGATTGAATCCCATGGTGGCCGCGGCGGCTATGGCCATGAGCTCTGTCTCGGTAGTCGCCAACGCCCTGAGATTGAAAAAGATAGCCATACATTAG